One window of the Salvia splendens isolate huo1 chromosome 1, SspV2, whole genome shotgun sequence genome contains the following:
- the LOC121797684 gene encoding aluminum-activated malate transporter 2-like, whose protein sequence is METQNQEKVTAVNQIKCPLGNIGNAITGVGAEARRLAKEDSRRIVHAFKVGLSLALVSLLYYFDFFYDGFGVNAMWAVMTVVVVFEFSVGATLGKGVNRAIATLLGGALGFAAHDAASYTGDKVQVILLGLSVFVIAVVTTYCRFFPKIRARYDYGLLIFILTFSLISVSGYRNEEVWDMAYGRLTTILVGCSATVLVCSLVCPVWAGEDLHKLTASNIQQLGTFLEVFGRVYFQEEAKDDKNQALLNDYKSVLNSKGVEDSLVNFAKWEPRHGKFRYRHPWHQYVQIGSLTRQCAYKIEALNSYLNSDVQTPLQHREKIKEACKKIILESSSALREVAMGIQTMTCSPSRDIHVVNAKSAAAKLKALMKTGLWSDADFLDVVPAVAVASLLIEVVGCTMKIDEAVAKLASSARFKKVDREVKREISFDKMQRTPSIEGSHINILVE, encoded by the exons ATGGAAACACAAAACCAAGAAAAGGTGACAGCGGTGAACCAAATTAAATGCCCTTTGGGAAATATCGGAAATGCGATAACCGGCGTCGGAGCAGAAGCCCGAAGACTGGCAAAGGAAGATTCGAGAAGGATCGTCCACGCGTTCAAAGTGGGATTATCCTTAGCATTGGTTTCTCTTCTCTACTATTTCGACTTCTTCTACGATGGATTCGGCGTTAACGCAATGTGGGCCGTCATGAccgtcgtcgtcgtcttcgAATTCTCCGTCG GAGCAACGCTTGGAAAAGGGGTGAACAGAGCGATTGCGACGCTGCTCGGCGGAGCACTGGGTTTTGCGGCTCACGATGCAGCCAGTTATACCGGCGATAAAGTGCAAGTCATCTTGCTCGGTTTGTCTGTTTTCGTCATAG CTGTTGTGACTACATATTGTCGATTTTTCCCGAAGATAAGGGCGAGATATGATTACGGGCTACTGATATTCATCCTCACATTCAGTCTGATATCTGTGTCTGGCTATCGAAACGAGGAGGTTTGGGACATGGCTTATGGGAGGCTGACCACCATCTTGGTGGGCTGCAGCGCCACCGTTTTGGTCTGCTCATTAGTATGCCCCGTTTGGGCAGGTGAAGATCTTCACAAACTCACCGCCTCCAACATTCAACAACTCGGAACTTTCTTGGAAG TTTTTGGACGAGTTTACTTCCAAGAAGAAGCGAAAGATGACAAAAACCAGGCGTTGCTCAATGATTACAAATCTGTTCTCAACTCTAAAGGCGTCGAGGACTCCTTG GTAAATTTTGCGAAATGGGAGCCGAGACACGGTAAATTTAGGTACCGACACCCATGGCACCAATATGTCCAAATTGGCTCTCTCACTAGACAATGTGCATACAAGATTGAGGCACTAAATTCTTATCTCAACTCAGATGTGCag ACGCCATTACAGCATCGGGAAAAGATTAAAGAAGCTTGCAAGAAGATAATCTTAGAGAGCAGCTCTGCGCTGAGAGAGGTAGCAATGGGGATTCAGACAATGACATGCTCCCCATCACGTGACATCCACGTTGTGAATGCGAAATCTGCTGCTGCGAAGCTCAAGGCCTTGATGAAAACCGGGCTCTGGTCCGATGCCGACTTTCTCGACGTAGTTCCCGCAGTTGCGGTGGCTTCGCTGCTGATCGAAGTAGTGGGGTGTACGATGAAGATCGACGAGGCCGTTGCCAAACTCGCCTCGTCGGCCAGATTCAAGAAGGTTGACCGCGAGGTCAAGAGAGAGATAAGCTTCGACAAAATGCAGAGAACTCCTAGTATTGAAGGATCCCATATTAATATTTTAGTTGAGTGA